The genome window GACATCGTGGAAGAAGAGCCGTTCCAGGACGCCCCGCCGCTTTTCCGCGCTGATGTCCTTGAGGACACAGACCGTAACCGGCGTTCCTTCGACAACAGCCGGCGTGGAGGTCACCTCCAGGTCGAGGGGGATCGAATCCCGGCCGCCAACCGGAATATGGCACTCCTGGACATCCTGTTGTCCCGACTGCTGGCTGTGCAGAACCGATCGCAGGGTGCCGCAGACGCTGCAGTGCATACCGGAGCCGCATCCCGCCGGCCCCTCCTGGGCAAACAGGCATCCGAGCGCCTCGCCGGGACGGCGACCGGCCACTTGGCCAGGATCGACCCCGAACGTACGGAAGAGATTGGCATTTGCCAGGAGAATCCGGCGCTCCCGGTCCATGACCATGGCAGCATCGGGAATCGCCTCCAGCAGGCTACGGAGATTGGCGCGCACACTGTCGGCCCAAGGCAGACCTCCCTCAGCCGCCGGCAGTGCATGAAGGTCGGTCGTTACTAGCGGCCCGTCACTCGGCATAGCGGTCACTCCCCTTGCGATATTTCTCAACCCCCTTCTCGAAGGTTCGCTCGATCTCGTTCCGTTCGCTGCGGTGGCCATAATAGTCCATGAGTATGGGCGCAAGCCAGAAAGCGATGCCTGCAAGCACGGCCGCCACGATCAGCGTCACGATTAACCGCTGGCGACGGAGTGCCGCCACTTCCCGTGCCGATATCTCCGGCTCCTCAAGGTGGCTGTCATTCAGCTTCCCTTTTTGCTGCTGGATCTGCTGCAACTGCTCCAGGGAGATGAAACGGATGATGCACTCCCGATCGCGCTCGTCGATGTGACTGTAACGCATGCCCACGTAATGGAGGGGGTTGCCGCCGGGACTGGTGAGGACGGGGGTGCTCCAGACCACCTCCCCCACCACGTCGAGGGTGTTGGGCTTGGCAAAGGGGATGAAAAACTGCAGGGCAACCCGGTCGCCCGGACTGCAGCTCTGCGGCAGCTTCAGGCGGATGCCGCCGCCGCTGATGTTGACGGCCAGGGGCTGAAACTTCACCCGCAGGTCGTCGCGGGAAGACTCGAAACGGGCGCGCTGATCCGGCGTGAGCGGCTTCATCATCGGTACCGCCTCGTTGAGCTCGCTCCACTGCCAGATCCTGAACAGGCGGGTCTCCTGCCAGCGCTCGCGGATCTCCCGGCCGGTCATGCCCCGACAGATCTGGAAGGCCATGGGGAGGTAGGTCCCGATCCGATAAAAGTCACGCCGCTCGTAGACCAGCACCTCGCTGATCAGCCGCAGCGGGATGAGGCGACGGTTGTTATCACCGACCACGATGCCGCGGCAGCAGAGACCGGTCCCCTCCTTGCCCGTAACGAGCAGGAAGATGGTGCCGATCTCGATCCGCATCTCTTCGGGGAGGACGTCGCGGGAGAGCCGGATCTGGAAAAAATCCTGCTCCATCTCGACAATAATCCCCCATTCGCGGAACACCTGTCCGTTGGTCAGGGGGATGTCAATCCCGACCCGCATGCCGACGCGGAAATGCTGCGTGTAGTCGATGGTCGTCTCTTCCATGGTCATCCAGAAATGGTAACGGTTGTTGAAAACGAAGTTTCAGCGCAGCTAAAAGCAGCCATCTCGCCGCCGTCCTCGAAAAGCCTCCTTGTGCGGCGTAGCGCTGTTTATGCCCTGTGGGTACTACGCCTCCGCGGGGCTTTCTGCGGGTGCGACGATCTGACCGCTTTTGAACAACCTGTTCGAACCGGTACAGAGGGAGAAACTGGCTAGGAGGCGCTCCCCTCGGCGCAGCGGTGGAAATCGTCCTGGAAGCGGATAATGTCGTCCTCCCCCAGATATTCGCCGCTCTGCACCTCGATGATCACCAGCGGGATCATGCCCGGATTTTCCAGACGGTGGCTCTCGCCGATCGGAATAAAGGTCGACTCGTTGATGTTGACCATATATTCGCGCTCGCCGCAGGTCACCTTGGCAGTGCCGGAGACCACGATCCAGTGTTCGCTCCGGTGGTGATGCTTCTGCAGCGACAGCCGCTTGCCCGGCAGCACCTCGATCCGTTTGATCTTGTAGTTCCTGTTCTCTTCCAGGACCGTATAGGTCCCCCAGGGCCGTTCACCTCGCTCCACGGGCCATCTCCTTTGTCGTGAAATTCCAACTCCCCCGCAGCTGGATACCTTCGGGGTTTAAGCCGCGTTCTCCCGGCGCAACTGAAGGTACTGACCGAGCGCCTTCTGCCAGGGTTGGAGCTGAAAGCCGGTGTCCTGCACCAGTTTGCCGCACTCCAGGGTGGAATAGAGCGGCCGCCGCGCCGGGCGACCCAGCTGCTCCGTGTTGAGCGGGTTGACCCGCACCGAAAGGCCGGCCTCGGCAAAGATCGTCCGGGCGAATTCGTTCCAGGTGCAAAAACCGCTGTTTGCGGCATGGTAGATGCCGCTGCAGTCCCGTTCGATGAGCACCCGGATGGCGCGGGCAAGGTCCACCGTCCAGGTGGGGGACCCGACCTGGTCGTTCACCACAGCCAGCTCGTCCTTTTCCCGGCCCAAGCGGAGCATGGTTTCGACGAAGTTCTTGCCATGCAAGCCGTAGAGCCACTGGGTCCGGACGATCAACGCCCCGGGCGCGAACCGGGCATTCATCTCGCCGGCGAGCTTTGACTCGCCATAGACGCTCAAGGGGGCGACAGGATCATCCTCCAGGTAGGGAGTCCCCTTGTTGCCGTCGAACACATAATCGGTGCTCACCTGCACCAGCTTGGCACCGCTCTCCTTGGCAGCCATGGCGAGAATCGCCACCCCTTCGCCATTGACCTGCATCGCCAGTTCCGCCTGGGTCTCGCAGCCATCCACATCGGTATAGGCAGCGGCATTGACGATTACCTGCGGCCGGTACCGCCCCACCACCTCCAGCACCGACTCGAACGAAGTGATATCGATCTCGGGCAGGTCCACACCCCGCACCTCACCGGGCAGGACCTCCATCAGGTCGCGCCCCAGCATCCCCTCCGCTCCGACAACAAGAATCATGCACTCTCTCCCTGACCGTTATTTCCACTCGACTTCAGACCTGTCTCTCTGCCCATGCCCGGCAGTCGGGTTACTGCCCCTCTCCGTACTGGCTCGAATAGTAGTCGCGATACGCCCCGGAGGTCACGTCGGCCACCCACTCCTGGTTGGCCAGATACCAGTCGATGGTCTCGGCGATACCCCGCTCGAAGGTGTAGGAAGGCTCCCAGCCCAGGGTGGCGCGGATCTTTGCCGCATCGATGGCATAGCGGCGGTCGTGTCCGGGCCGGTCCTTGACAAAGGTGATCAGCCCCCGGTTTTCACCGTCAGCCCGGCCGAGCCGTTCGTCGAGCAGATCGCAGACCAGGTTGACGATGTCGATGTTCTTCCATTCGTTGTTGCCGCCGATATTGAAGACCTGGCCCGGCTCGCCGCGCTTCAGCACCTGCTCGATCGCCTCGGCATGATCGCACACGTGGAGCCAGTCGCGGACATTCTGGCCGTCGCCGTAGACCGGCAGGGGCTTGCGGGCGACGATATTGTGGATCAGGAGCGGGATCAGCTTTTCCGGGAACTGGTAGGGGCCATAATTATTGGAACAACGCGTGGTGAGGACCGGCATGCCATAGGTTTCGTGATAGGCCCGCACCAGCAAATCCGCACCGGCCTTGCTGGCTGAATAGGGAGAATTGGCGGCCAGCGGGGTCCCTTCCGTGAAGAAGCCTGTCGCTCCAAGGCTCCCGTAGACCTCATCCGTGGAAACCTGCAGATAGCGGAACCTGGAGCGCACCCCCGATTGCCAGTGCTTGCGCGACTCTTCCAGCAGCACCTGGGTCCCCAGCACGTTGGTCCTGATGAAGATCTCCGGGCCGCTGATGGAGCGGTCCACATGGGATTCGGCGGCAAAATGAACCACTGCGTCGATCGACTCTTCCTTGAGGAGGTTCGCCACCAACGCGGCATCACCGATATCCCCCCGCACGAAGCGGTAAGACGGGTTCCCTTCGATCCCCTTCAGGTTCTCCAGGTTTCCGGCATAGGTCAACAGGTCCAAGTTGACCACCCGGCAGCCGGGATTGGCAGCGAGAAACGAATGGATGAAATTGGCCCCGATAAACCCTGCGCCGCCGGTCACGAGCAGTGCGCAAGGGGTGGATGGTGCTGTCATGGCGGTCCTCCGGTAGTAGCTTTCGGCTCAGAACGTTTTGACCTTGCCCAGGTTGCCGATGCCCGCAAGGCTGAAGCTGACCAGGAATTCGCGGTTATCGGGCCGGTCGCGGTAGGTAAAGGTGACGCTCCAGCATTGATGACGGTACTCAAGGGCATAGAAGGACTCCAGGAAGCCCTGCCGGTCAAGGGAATATCGGCTAGTGTAATTGAAAATCAAGGGTTTGACAAGGCTGAGCCCCAGCTTCCCCTCCAGGTAGTCGACAGTCCCTTCGATGCGGCGATAGCCGATCCCCACCAGGTTCCCCTGGTCGTCATGCAGGTCGGCTGTGAGCGCGGCAGTGGTCACGTCCCCACGATAGGGCGAGATCCGGCCGTCGGCCTCGATCAGGAGATTTTTGTTCGGTTGCAGACGCAGTTCCAGGCGGAGATCGGTCAGGCTTCTGTCGCTGTCGGCGCCATGGAGCAGATCGCGCCGGCCGCCGCTCAATTGATACCCCTGGCTGAGCCTGGCCAAAAGGATTTCACGGTATTCCACCCCGTCAGGCCGCTCCGAACGGCCAGTCAGGGAGTTGGTAAGCGCCCAGCCGATGAGGTTCTGGCCAACCACCCGGTCGTCGTAATCAAAAAACGGCAACCCTGCCTGGTCTTTTTCCTGGACGAACGAGTAGGAGATCGACGGCTCCAGCAAGTGCTTTAGCCGGGAGAACCCGCCAATGCCCGCATCGTAGACCCGGTCGAAGGAGGCCGAGGCCATGGCACCGGCCAGTGCCAGGCCGGTGCTCGGAGCCCCCTCCCCTGCACCGTCCGAGGCCTGATAGATCCGCTGCTGATACCCCCCCCAGGCAGAGAGCGCCAGCCCCTGGGGCAGGTCGGCATTCCAGGTGAGTTTCGGCTGGAGGATGAACCGCTGTCCGACAAGACCTTCGCGGCGATAGAAATTGGTGAACCTGCTGTCGAGGCCGGCATAGAGTGGCAGGCTCCCGAGCCGGCTGCCGACGCCGGTCAGGGTCAGTTCGGGGAGCCGCTGCAGGGTCAGGCTGTTGTCCGTATCCTCCAGGGAGTTCATGAAACGGGTCTCACCGGCCAGATACCAGCTCTCCCAGCGCTTGGTGAGCGAAACCGAGGAATCCAGCGACTGCCGGTTGTAGTCGCCGCTCGCCTCGCCGAAATCGCGGTAAAAGGCACGGTCCGTGGCCAGGGTAAGGTCCGCGTTGAAGTCGATCTGCGGGGTCACCACCTGCTTTGCCGTGCCGGAGAGGTTGAGCCGCTCCCGTTGCAGGTCGGTATCGTAGATGGCATAGAGACGACCGCTGCCGTGGCTGCCCGATTCACCCAGGTAGGCGGCGTCGATGCCTGCGCCGACGCCGCGCTTCGTCTGGATGTCCAGGTCGAAGACCGCCTCGGAGCTGGGAGATATGGCCCAGTAGTAAGGGATATCGACAGAGACCCCCTTCTTGGTGGAGCTGCCGAGGCGGGGGAAGAGAAACCCGGACTGGCGTTCCCTTTTAACCGGGAAGAGGATGTAGGGGGTATAGAGGAGCGGCACGCCGGC of Geobacter sp. contains these proteins:
- a CDS encoding cupin domain-containing protein, with the translated sequence MERGERPWGTYTVLEENRNYKIKRIEVLPGKRLSLQKHHHRSEHWIVVSGTAKVTCGEREYMVNINESTFIPIGESHRLENPGMIPLVIIEVQSGEYLGEDDIIRFQDDFHRCAEGSAS
- the lptD gene encoding LPS assembly protein LptD → MMRITRGSALLGALLLAPLHAGAADSDQAVRITADSLVHERANDTIRAKGDVRIDWQGYSLLADEADYRQSIDTANATGRVKLLRGDAELTSDSLYLNLATQQGEAVNARLKTGEGNLRVKGARLEKHGDDEYRLERGSFTTCDADPPSWEFTASDLDVTVEGYATGKNVVFSVAGVPLLYTPYILFPVKRERQSGFLFPRLGSSTKKGVSVDIPYYWAISPSSEAVFDLDIQTKRGVGAGIDAAYLGESGSHGSGRLYAIYDTDLQRERLNLSGTAKQVVTPQIDFNADLTLATDRAFYRDFGEASGDYNRQSLDSSVSLTKRWESWYLAGETRFMNSLEDTDNSLTLQRLPELTLTGVGSRLGSLPLYAGLDSRFTNFYRREGLVGQRFILQPKLTWNADLPQGLALSAWGGYQQRIYQASDGAGEGAPSTGLALAGAMASASFDRVYDAGIGGFSRLKHLLEPSISYSFVQEKDQAGLPFFDYDDRVVGQNLIGWALTNSLTGRSERPDGVEYREILLARLSQGYQLSGGRRDLLHGADSDRSLTDLRLELRLQPNKNLLIEADGRISPYRGDVTTAALTADLHDDQGNLVGIGYRRIEGTVDYLEGKLGLSLVKPLIFNYTSRYSLDRQGFLESFYALEYRHQCWSVTFTYRDRPDNREFLVSFSLAGIGNLGKVKTF
- the rfbB gene encoding dTDP-glucose 4,6-dehydratase — encoded protein: MTAPSTPCALLVTGGAGFIGANFIHSFLAANPGCRVVNLDLLTYAGNLENLKGIEGNPSYRFVRGDIGDAALVANLLKEESIDAVVHFAAESHVDRSISGPEIFIRTNVLGTQVLLEESRKHWQSGVRSRFRYLQVSTDEVYGSLGATGFFTEGTPLAANSPYSASKAGADLLVRAYHETYGMPVLTTRCSNNYGPYQFPEKLIPLLIHNIVARKPLPVYGDGQNVRDWLHVCDHAEAIEQVLKRGEPGQVFNIGGNNEWKNIDIVNLVCDLLDERLGRADGENRGLITFVKDRPGHDRRYAIDAAKIRATLGWEPSYTFERGIAETIDWYLANQEWVADVTSGAYRDYYSSQYGEGQ
- the rfbD gene encoding dTDP-4-dehydrorhamnose reductase; its protein translation is MILVVGAEGMLGRDLMEVLPGEVRGVDLPEIDITSFESVLEVVGRYRPQVIVNAAAYTDVDGCETQAELAMQVNGEGVAILAMAAKESGAKLVQVSTDYVFDGNKGTPYLEDDPVAPLSVYGESKLAGEMNARFAPGALIVRTQWLYGLHGKNFVETMLRLGREKDELAVVNDQVGSPTWTVDLARAIRVLIERDCSGIYHAANSGFCTWNEFARTIFAEAGLSVRVNPLNTEQLGRPARRPLYSTLECGKLVQDTGFQLQPWQKALGQYLQLRRENAA